Within Vigna unguiculata cultivar IT97K-499-35 chromosome 2, ASM411807v1, whole genome shotgun sequence, the genomic segment acaccaaaaaatcCAACAcaattaaaggtatgataaaGTCTAAACagaaacattacaaaaattataaaaagttcaTATTCTACTATCCGTAGTCCAAAATCTCTTTAAGGATTTTTTTGAGGCTTGTGGACATAATTTCATAAACTACTTTGAAATCTTTATGACGTTCCGAAACATGTCTCCATCGTATATTCTCGATCTTATATAACTTAGAAATTGTGgggtaattatattttcatcagagtttattattttaaatggtTTATAGgtctaatatttaaatttttggtatTTGTCTAAAGATTTAGATTCACTGGCAAGTAGACAGGATATGATAATaaattcttaataatatttttgttatagatTGTTAAGTGTGATGTTGTGAATAAATGATTAGGTTTGATTGCGGAGCATAAGAAATGGAGGATATATATGTAAGAGACTGATTAGGATTAAGATGGACTTGGTAAACAATTAGACATAGACATGGATCCCTGTCTACTGAGATTCACAGTTAAGGCTTTAGCCCTGCTagtgtacaatttttttacattgGCGCTTTGGTCTTGCATCAACCGCGCCAAGCTTCTCTTCGCATTCGCTCTGAACGGACAATTCGACGCCAGAAACCCATCCACCAAATGCAGGTAAGCTTCCAAGTCATGGCAACACGCCATGTCCGCGTCCGGCTTAAGGTACGGCGACATCTTCGTCTGCACGCGCAGCTCCGTTCCCACGTGCGAGTACGCCAACGGCGTCGTCTCCTCCAACACTCCCCCTCCCACGCTCCGTATTTTCTCTTCAAGCTCCTCGCTCACGAAGATCCCAGGCACGCGCGTAATCACGTCCTGCGAGTTCACTATCCGCAGAACTTTCACGTTCTTCGCCGTCACGCGATCGCCGAACGCCTTGTTCCCCGCGCGCGGCCCACCGAAGGAAAAAACAGCCACGGGTGGAACTCCGGTGCAGCACGTGCTTATTTCGTCGGCCACCAATAGAGCCAGCGTCGCGCCCAGGCTGTGTCCTGTCACGGTAATGCTCAACTCTTCTCCTCTGTACAGATTCACGAGTCTCTTCACTTCCTCCACAACGGACTCTGAAAGACTCGCCACGTGTGCGCCTTTGGTCTTGTACAGACTCATGAACCCACACTCCACCTTGGGCTTTCCTTGCCCTTCCGGAACTCCCTCGAGGTCAACCAATTGGGCCCTCATATTCTCGGCCCATTCCAGACACGTCGAGGTTCCGCGGAGAGAGATAACAATGTCTCTCCTTCCCATCCGCGCGATCTCACTTCTGTCTTCGCAAACGGCCACGTACCCGACCCAGCTCGATCTCTGGGTCATCCACCCAAGATCCGGGGCCACGTCATCCACCCATTTCGGCAACCCGATCGATGACGTGGCGTAGAGGCTTTTCGTCACTCTGTACGATCTATCAGGAAGCGCCACGTGGCGGGGGTGTGGCGGCTCCTCGGTTGACATGGCAGGGTCGGAGTGAAAGGCCTGATACGCGGCTTGGACGAATTCGCCGTAGCGGACGACTTCTCGCCGGAGATTCTCGTCCAGAGGATCCAGCATCCCTTTCCAGTCGTTGCTGCCGTGGTACTCTCTCCACCGCCCGCCGAGGATGTTCCTCGGGGAATACTCCGCCGTCATGGAGAGCAGCCGCTGGAGGCGATTGAGGTGGCGCGGGGACATTTCCTCGTTCGCCTTCATCTCCGGCCAGAGCCTTGCCAGGTTGAGGCCTTCGAGAAAgcttcttcctttcttttcctTCGGGTGGTTGATGATTGGTTGGT encodes:
- the LOC114173953 gene encoding phospholipase A1-Ibeta2, chloroplastic-like — protein: MMQFSSTVPAHNLHKFQAIRCPSFSFRCQASSSSSTFQKPFVSTESTRLHLANLDKLLETQKPVDPPSQLHHHHQQQHPHQPIINHPKEKKGRSFLEGLNLARLWPEMKANEEMSPRHLNRLQRLLSMTAEYSPRNILGGRWREYHGSNDWKGMLDPLDENLRREVVRYGEFVQAAYQAFHSDPAMSTEEPPHPRHVALPDRSYRVTKSLYATSSIGLPKWVDDVAPDLGWMTQRSSWVGYVAVCEDRSEIARMGRRDIVISLRGTSTCLEWAENMRAQLVDLEGVPEGQGKPKVECGFMSLYKTKGAHVASLSESVVEEVKRLVNLYRGEELSITVTGHSLGATLALLVADEISTCCTGVPPVAVFSFGGPRAGNKAFGDRVTAKNVKVLRIVNSQDVITRVPGIFVSEELEEKIRSVGGGVLEETTPLAYSHVGTELRVQTKMSPYLKPDADMACCHDLEAYLHLVDGFLASNCPFRANAKRSLARLMQDQSANVKKLYTSRAKALTVNLSRQGSMSMSNCLPSPS